A section of the Nitrospiria bacterium genome encodes:
- a CDS encoding MogA/MoaB family molybdenum cofactor biosynthesis protein, whose product MGHDEHKARAPSVVSCAVVTVSDTRTSETDTGGALIRKLLADRGHRVASSHWVKDDPAEVQKLLAVLANRPEVQAVILSGGTGISKRDGTYEAVAGLLEKRLDGFGELFRSLSYHEIGSAAMMSRAVAGTYRGRVLISIPGSEAAVRLAMEKLILPELGHLIREVNR is encoded by the coding sequence ATGGGGCACGATGAGCATAAAGCCCGGGCGCCCTCCGTCGTGAGTTGCGCCGTCGTGACGGTGAGCGATACGCGCACGTCCGAGACGGACACGGGCGGCGCGTTGATCCGGAAGCTTCTTGCGGATCGGGGGCATCGCGTCGCGTCCTCGCATTGGGTCAAGGACGATCCGGCCGAGGTTCAAAAACTTCTGGCGGTCCTCGCGAATCGCCCGGAGGTTCAAGCCGTGATCCTAAGCGGCGGCACCGGCATTTCGAAACGGGACGGCACCTATGAGGCGGTGGCGGGATTGCTGGAGAAACGACTGGACGGTTTCGGCGAGCTGTTCCGTTCTTTGAGTTATCACGAGATCGGTTCGGCCGCCATGATGAGTCGCGCGGTCGCGGGAACCTATCGGGGAAGGGTCCTGATCTCGATCCCCGGGTCCGAAGCGGCCGTCCGCCTGGCCATGGAAAAACTGATCCTGCCCGAACTGGGCCATCTCATCCGCGAAGTGAATCGCTGA
- a CDS encoding (2Fe-2S) ferredoxin domain-containing protein produces the protein MPKPTHHILVCTQSRPPDHPRGSCSGNGSKEVFMRFMMETARLNLVFKLIVTESSCMGPCAFGPTVVVYPDGVWYQKVTPNDVAEILEQHVIKGQPVKRLLLPDAVWGP, from the coding sequence ATGCCGAAACCGACACATCACATTCTGGTCTGCACCCAGTCCCGGCCGCCGGATCATCCCCGCGGTTCCTGCAGCGGGAACGGATCGAAGGAAGTCTTCATGCGCTTCATGATGGAGACGGCGCGGTTGAATCTGGTCTTCAAGCTGATCGTCACGGAATCGTCCTGCATGGGCCCCTGCGCCTTCGGGCCGACCGTCGTGGTCTATCCGGACGGCGTCTGGTACCAGAAGGTCACGCCCAACGACGTCGCCGAGATCCTGGAGCAGCATGTCATCAAAGGGCAACCCGTGAAGCGGCTGCTCCTTCCCGACGCGGTCTGGGGACCTTAG
- the nirD gene encoding nitrite reductase small subunit NirD has product MSEYVAVAKTADLSPGEGRVVEVDGNEVALFNLNGNFYAIDNMCVHQGGPLGEGMLEGDTVICPWHSWKYNVKTGVCTTNPSRNVRTYSVKIEDGQIKVALT; this is encoded by the coding sequence ATGAGCGAGTACGTGGCCGTGGCCAAGACCGCGGATCTATCCCCCGGTGAAGGCCGCGTGGTGGAGGTCGACGGGAACGAGGTGGCCCTTTTTAATCTGAACGGGAATTTTTACGCGATCGACAATATGTGCGTCCACCAAGGGGGGCCCTTGGGGGAAGGGATGCTGGAGGGGGATACCGTGATCTGTCCCTGGCACAGCTGGAAGTACAATGTTAAAACGGGCGTCTGCACCACGAATCCGTCCAGGAACGTCAGGACGTATTCGGTCAAGATCGAGGACGGCCAGATCAAGGTGGCCCTAACCTGA